From the Chryseobacterium fluminis genome, the window ATCCTGATGCGGATTATGACTGGGGGATGTACGGTCCTAATGTGGCATGTGGAAGTTTGGGAACTCCCATCCGCTGTAATGCGGCTACTGTAAACGGGGTGGGAGCATCTACAGGACTCAATATGACCAGCACGATCACTTCCGCGCCCGGGGGCTCGCTTACCCCTTACTGCAGGTATCTGGACGTTCTGCCGGGGCAAACCTATTACCTGTACATAGACAACTGGGTGGATATACTTAACCCGACAACAGCCCCGTTTTCGCTGACCTGGGGTGGGACGGCAACGTTGGCTTCGCCATTTACGGATCCTACAATACAGCCCCATCCTTTTGTTCCGCCGGGAATTCCTGCAGCGAATCCTGCGGATCCCAGAGAAATTATCATATGCACCAACCCTGCAGTTTTTGATTTCAGCAGTTTAACAGCGGGTATCCTCAACAATAATCCCAATTTTATCATTACCTACCATACCACGCAAAACAATGCGCTTTCAGGAGCTAACCCTATTGTCACGCCGCAGACTGTAAGCACAACAGCTACTTATTATTACAGCATACATTATGAAGATCCCGCAAACCCAGTTAATCCGATTAATTCCTGCAGGCAGGTAGGAACTTTTAAATTTAAGCAGGGAAGTATTACGGGTACCAATACCACACTGTTTCAGTGTAATAACAACAATGCAGGAGTAGCAACATTTGATCTTACTACTGCTGCGGTATTTGGTGATCCCACGGCTATCAAAAAGTATTATCATTCGATGAGTGATCTTAATGCGGGAATTAATGAGATTTTAAATCCAACGGGATTCGTCTCCGCGGAAGGAACGGTTTACGTTAAAATAACGTCTCAGTTCGGATGCACGGCAACAGCACAGATCTCTCTTAAATTTTATCCTGCAGTAGTCGTTAATGATGCAACGTTAAGATCATGTTTCATTGAGACCAATCCTTCGACAGCGCTGTTCAATCTTACGGCAGCCGGGGTCACTGTGCAGAGTGGTATTACCAAAACCTATTATCCTTCACTCACCGATGCGGAAAACAGTACCAATGAAATCCTGCTTCCGGCCACTTATATAGCACCCAACGGTGTTGTTTATATAAAAGTGACCAACGGAAACGGATGTTATGCCATTGCTAAAGTCACACTGGTGGTTCTTCCTCCTGTTTATTCAGATGTATTAAAAGACAAAACCATCTGTATGGAAGACCGCACCACGCTGGATGCCGGACCCGGGTTTACTGCTT encodes:
- a CDS encoding T9SS type B sorting domain-containing protein, with product MKKTLLLILFFTSQTFFSQEDCATALTVCGNSDITYSPSGIGAVNENLGGCLTTGEHNSIWYKITIATGGTLTFNLVPTDPDADYDWGMYGPNVACGSLGTPIRCNAATVNGVGASTGLNMTSTITSAPGGSLTPYCRYLDVLPGQTYYLYIDNWVDILNPTTAPFSLTWGGTATLASPFTDPTIQPHPFVPPGIPAANPADPREIIICTNPAVFDFSSLTAGILNNNPNFIITYHTTQNNALSGANPIVTPQTVSTTATYYYSIHYEDPANPVNPINSCRQVGTFKFKQGSITGTNTTLFQCNNNNAGVATFDLTTAAVFGDPTAIKKYYHSMSDLNAGINEILNPTGFVSAEGTVYVKITSQFGCTATAQISLKFYPAVVVNDATLRSCFIETNPSTALFNLTAAGVTVQSGITKTYYPSLTDAENSTNEILLPATYIAPNGVVYIKVTNGNGCYAIAKVTLVVLPPVYSDVLKDKTICMEDRTTLDAGPGFTAYEWSTGATTQSISNAGVGTYWVKLKTGECIATQHVKIYASEQPVISSVEISNNSFSVIVNGGTPPYKYSMDGINWQDSNQFTNVTRGDYQVFVKDAYDCEPINVMIVVPNLINVITPNGDGVNDFIDYSALGNKQNLIFTIFDRYGTRVFQADKLRRIQVGRNHCRKKGADRYLLVFCNMD